Within the Hypericibacter adhaerens genome, the region GCTCATGATCGCCTGCACCGAAGCAGGCTTGGCGAGGAAGGCGTTGATGCCGGCATCTCGCGCACCCTTGACCCGCATGACGTCCGACTGCGCGGCCATCATGATCAGCGGCGTGCGCGCGAGCACGCCGTCCTCGAGCGAGCGCACCGCGCGCGCGAAATGGCTGCCGCCCTCGGGCTTCACCGTCCAGTCGACGAAGATGAAATCCGGATGGATGCGCCGCAGCTCCGTCAGGCCGGCTTCGCCGTCCTTGGCGACGACCAGGTCGCGGATGTTCATGTCCGTGAGGACGCGCTTCAGGATCGCCTGCATATGCGGGCTGTCGTCGACGATCAGGACCTTGAGCGCGCTCAAGATGCGCCGCGGTGCGGATGGAATCGAAGAGCTCATGGCCGGTTCCAGGCATCCATTCCCGGCCCCGAGCCTAGGAACCTTGTCATGAATCGCCGGTTAACCGCGCCCGGGAATCCCGCCCACGGCCCGAAAACGCCTGTTATTTCAATCCGCTATTTCTGGCCCATCAGGGCGTCGATGGCGGCCTGGGTGACGCGCCGCGAGGGCTCGCCCTGGACGATGCCGCCGGCCTCGGCCACCAGCTCCTGCAGGCGCTGGGCATCGGTCGCGATGGCGGCGAAGGCCTCCGGGTCGTTCTTCTCGATCGCGTCGCGGGCCTGCTTGATGGCGCCCGCGACCAGCGCGTTCATCTCCGCCACCACCAGCTCGAAGCCGATGCGGAACGGCGTGGGCGACAGGCGATAGGCCTCGATCGCCAGCTCCGCGTAGGAAAGGCCGCTGGCACGGAAGTGATCGGCATAGCTGAGCGGCTTCCAGGCCGCGAGATCCTCCAGGCATTCCGGGCTGTCGGCCAGAATCTCGAGCAGCATGGCGGGTTCGTTGAAGTGGTTGAGATAGTCGGTCGCCAGGAACGATTTCGGATGGATCGGCGTCTCCGCCAGCTTCGCCCGCAGCCGCGCATGCGGATCGGCGGCGGCGCCGGGCGCGGCGCCGGTCATCCCGCCGGACACGGGTTCTGGCGATGACGGGAAAGCGGACAAGCGAGCCGGCCCCTCTCAGGCTTGTTCACGGGGACGCAGGATTCCCGGCCCCGCGGGACCCACGCGAGCCTGGACCGGCGATGGTAGGGAGAACGCGGTGAAGAAACGGCTAAGCCGGCTCGGGCCCGCCCGATGGCCGCTCTGTGTTCCTTGGCCGGATCACCAGCCAAACCGGGCCATCAGGAGGCCGGGCCGGGCCGCCGAGCTGTCCAGCAGCCGGCCCACCCGCGCCGGATCGACGGCGGCCGCGGCGATGCTCTCGGGCCCGCCGAGCTGCTCCTCGAGGATGCCGCCCAGGATCAGCAGGCTGTCGGTGCCGGCCGCGGCGGCGCCGGCGATGTCGGTGCGCAAGGAATCGCCCACGGCGAGAATCCGTGTGGCGGCCATTCCCCCCAGCGCCGCGAAACAGCGCCGATAGACACCGATATGGGGCTTGCCGTGATAACGCACCCGCCCGCCCCGTTCCTCATAGGCGAGCGCGATGGCGCCGGCGCAGATCTCGCGCGCCTCGCCCCGCATCACCTCGAGATCGGGGTTGGCGCAGACCATCGGCAGCCGACGCCGGATCGCCGCCTCGAGCAGCGGCTGGAACTTCTCGAGCTTGTCGCCGGGCCCTTCGATGCCGAGCGCCAGGATGAAATCGGCCTGCGCGACCTCCGTGACGGTGGTGACGCCGAGCCCCTCCAGCATGCCCGCATCGCTGGGCGCCATGATCGGCAGGCAGCGCCGCCCCAGCCCTTCGAAGAAGGGCGTGTCGAACGCCTTCACGTCGTGCCAGGTGGCCTCGCCCGAAGTGATCAGCCCGTCATAGAGCGACCGCTCGATGCCCATGGCGGTGAGCCGCCGCTCGGCCTCGGCCGACCGGCGCGGCGCGTTGGAGAGCAGCAGCACCTGCTTGCCCCGGCGCTTGAGCTCGGCGAGGCAGGCGACCGCCGCCGGGTAGGGCCTGACGCCGTTATGCATCACGCCCCAGAGATCGACCAGGTAGCCGTCGTAGCGATCGGCGACCGGCGCCAGGCCGGCGATGAAGGGCGGAAGCGTGGAGACGGTCATGAAGGAATTCGCGAGGAAAAGGAAGCTTGGGCGGCCCTAGATGCCCGATCGCGGCGGGCGGGCGCAAGAGCGCCGTGAACCCGGGCGATTGCCGCGCTCGGAACGCGCTCAGAAATCGAGGCGGGAGAGGCGCGGCTCGCCGAAGAGATAGCCCTGGCCGTAATCGATGCCGAGATCGAGCAGCTCGACCAGCATGGCGTCGGTCTCGACCTTCTCGACGATCAGATCGAGGCCCGCCACATCGAGCTTGCGCTTGACCATTTCCGGGTCCTGCTCGGCGATGCCGAGCGGCGGCGGGATCAGGCGGTTGGCGTCGACCTTGACGTAGCGGAAGTTGCGGCGCGCCAGCTCGATCGCGTCGAACTCGAAATCGGTCACCTGGTCGAGCGAGAAGCGGAAGCCGAGCGCCGCCAGCTTCTCGAGATCGCGCTCGAGATCGGGATCGTGGCGCTCGACCGCGGCCTGCGGGAACTCGAACACGATCGAGGAGGCGATGGCGCTGTGCTCGGCAAGCAGCGCGATGAACTGCTTGAAGAACTCGCGATCCTGCAGCGAGCGCGGCGAGATGTTGCAGAAGAAGCCCGCGCTCATGTTGCGGTCATAGAGCTTGCGCACGATCTGGATGCAGCGGAACAGCAGGATGTTGTCGATCGCCGTGATCATGCCGCTGCGCTCGGCGACGCCGACATACTGCTCGGGCAGCACCATGGCCCCGTCGCCCGCCGGGATGCGGGTGTAGCATTCGAAGAAGCGGCGCTTGCGCTGCGGCAGGCTCACCACCGGCTGGACCCAGAGCTCGACGCGGTTGTCGCGCAGCGCCGCCTCGACCGAGGCCAGGATCTTGCGCTCGTCGAAATCGCGGCGCACCGGCGCCGGCGCGCGCGCGATCACGGCCGCGACCGGCACACCGCCCGCCTGGGCGGCCGCGGCCGGTGCCGCCTCGCCCGCGGGCGCCTCGATGGCGCTTTCGCCGGTGCGCGAGGCATAGAGCCGCTCGATCAGCGATTGCAGCAGCTTCACCTCGGCCACGACGGTCGAGACGCCGGTATCCTGCTGGCGCTCGCGCAGGGCTTCGCGCATCGCGTCGGCCTCGTCGCGCAGCCGCAGCAGTTCGCGGCTCTGGTCGCGCAGCGTGCGCGCCACATCGGCGCGATCGGCCTCGGCCGCGCGCAGGGCGGTCCGCGTCGCCAGCATCTGATGCAGCGCGAGCCCGACCAGCAGCACGAAGGCGCCCCAGAGCAGGCCCGGGCCCAGCAGCAATGCCGGCGCGCTCTGCGGCAGCGCATACGCGGCGGCGACCGCGGCGGCGGCATAGAGCAGGAACAAGGAGACGTGGCGGATCAACGACATCGCGGAGGGTCTGTCCCGGCTGATGAAGCTCCGGAGAGTGCCGCCAAGATGGCCGTCAAAGGCTTGATTTATGCTTAACGCAGCCTTAAGCGGCGGGCCCCGCAGGAACCTTCGGCCGCTGGCCCGACCCCACCGCCTGGGCGAGGCTGGAGAAGCCGTCGCGCCGGAGCGCCTCGGCGAGCTCGCGCTTGATCCGGCCCACCAGCCCCGGTCCGTCATAGACCAGCGCGCTATAGAGCTGCACCAGCGAGGCGCCGGCGCGGATCTTGGCATAGGCATCGGCGCCGCTGGCCACACCGCCCACCCCCATCAGCGGCAGCCGGCCCTGGGTCAGCCGGTAC harbors:
- a CDS encoding TIGR01459 family HAD-type hydrolase, producing MTVSTLPPFIAGLAPVADRYDGYLVDLWGVMHNGVRPYPAAVACLAELKRRGKQVLLLSNAPRRSAEAERRLTAMGIERSLYDGLITSGEATWHDVKAFDTPFFEGLGRRCLPIMAPSDAGMLEGLGVTTVTEVAQADFILALGIEGPGDKLEKFQPLLEAAIRRRLPMVCANPDLEVMRGEAREICAGAIALAYEERGGRVRYHGKPHIGVYRRCFAALGGMAATRILAVGDSLRTDIAGAAAAGTDSLLILGGILEEQLGGPESIAAAAVDPARVGRLLDSSAARPGLLMARFGW
- a CDS encoding response regulator, whose amino-acid sequence is MSSSIPSAPRRILSALKVLIVDDSPHMQAILKRVLTDMNIRDLVVAKDGEAGLTELRRIHPDFIFVDWTVKPEGGSHFARAVRSLEDGVLARTPLIMMAAQSDVMRVKGARDAGINAFLAKPASVQAIMSRVLWVLSDARPFIQSDHYTGPDRRTRTLAHEGDERRQALVPPPAKPARTARHAAR
- a CDS encoding EAL domain-containing protein; amino-acid sequence: MSLIRHVSLFLLYAAAAVAAAYALPQSAPALLLGPGLLWGAFVLLVGLALHQMLATRTALRAAEADRADVARTLRDQSRELLRLRDEADAMREALRERQQDTGVSTVVAEVKLLQSLIERLYASRTGESAIEAPAGEAAPAAAAQAGGVPVAAVIARAPAPVRRDFDERKILASVEAALRDNRVELWVQPVVSLPQRKRRFFECYTRIPAGDGAMVLPEQYVGVAERSGMITAIDNILLFRCIQIVRKLYDRNMSAGFFCNISPRSLQDREFFKQFIALLAEHSAIASSIVFEFPQAAVERHDPDLERDLEKLAALGFRFSLDQVTDFEFDAIELARRNFRYVKVDANRLIPPPLGIAEQDPEMVKRKLDVAGLDLIVEKVETDAMLVELLDLGIDYGQGYLFGEPRLSRLDF